DNA from Desulfuromonas sp. AOP6:
TGATCATGAACAACTGCCAGCCCGGCAGAATCATAGCCGCGATATTCGAGGCGACGGAGACCTTCAAGAAGGATGGACGTAACATTTCGCTGAGCAACAGCGCCAACTATGCCACACATAATATTCCCACAATAAACAGATTTCTACATGTTTGACGGGTCAAAAAAGACATCCCTAGCTTCGCTCTTTTTGCCTTGTTTGAAACAGCTCATTCAGCGGCAGAGGGCTTATTCACACGAGACAACCCACCTGCCCTTTTGATGGCTTCAAGGAGAAACGCGAGCAGCATTGAGCCAAAGAGGCCAAGGACACCTGCCAAGGCGACGATCATAACAGAGCGTGGAGCCACCGGCTTAAGGGAAGGGATAGCAACAGCCATGGCATGGGTGGGCCTGATGGTATTAAGTCGGCTTTCCAATTCAGAAATTTTATGCTTTTGCATATCAATTTCCCGCGCATGGTCCACATAAAGTTTGTCCAGTTGGCCTTTACTTTCGTTCACCATGCTTTTACGCCGGTCAGCCTCGCGAAGATTGTCGGCCATCTCTTTTTCTATCGCCAGCTTTTCGTTTTCCAGGTCGATATAGAGACGCTCCTCCAACCTTGACAACCGCGTGCGGTTATCCTCAATTTGGTTATTGATCATCAGCAGGGTCATGGCTCTGGCCTCATCGGTGGCTTCACCTATAGCCGACTCGCGATTTTTCTGAGCCGTAGCCAACATCCCTTTTACCTCTTGAATCTGTTCCTGAAGAAGTTTCTTCGTCTCACCGATCCTGGCGGCTCTGGCCTTGAGAAGGGCGAGAGTATCCTTGTTGTCTTCAACAGCCCGCTGCGCCTGCTCCCACTGCGACTTAAGCGCATTTTCGCGGACGGCAAAAACCTTCGGGTCTTCGAGTCTCTGCAGTTCCAACCGCCCATTTTCCACAAGGGCCGTATAACGTTGGCGGGTGATATCTAAAATCTTCCCATGATCAGCAATAAGGAGATCGATGATATTCTTATGCGCAGAAGTGATCTTCGAGGCGTCCTTTTGGTCAGACTTGCTCTTAAGAAGCAACAACTGACTATCCTTGGGTACCTTGACCTTCACCGCAAGATCGGCGACCTGAGTTTCCCGAAACGACACATGCAACACCTGTGGGATATAGCCTTCTTCCAGTTTGGCAATAATGGTCTGCATGTCTTGCAAGGGTTTCAACTCCTCCCCTTGCCCGACATTGGTCAAAATCTTTCCAACCTCGATGGTCGAGCTGTACTCATATACCTTGGGTGTAAGCAGAGCGAAGGCGACGCCACCTATGAAAAACAAAAGAGAGCCCAGAATGATCATTGTCTTGCGCTGCCACAAAACCCGCAAAATATCAATCAAATCGATTTCATCATCATGCATTTCTTGCATTACTTAACGTCCCCCGTAAAAAAGTTCAGCACTGGCCCGACTGATCACAGTTTCAAACAATCGCGAACCTTAAAGGATTAGAACCGGAAAATCAATGAGGGATTTCCTGATAGGAAATACCTCAAGATTTACCCCACTACTTCACCGTACATTTCTAGACACGATTACAACAGGTTGTCGATATTGACTGTACTGGACTTTCTTATTGAAAAATCAGGAGAAAATTTCTGCCTTGTCAAAAAGGACCGCTGCTTCATCTTTTTGCGACAAAATGATTTTATTTGTTGCGGGCCATTTCAGCGCCAAACCGGGATCATCCCAGCGTAAACATCTTTCATATTCCGGCGCATAATAGCTTGTCGTTTTATATAAAACCTCAGCCACTTCGGACACCACCAAAAATCCATGGGCAAACCCCTCCGGGATCCAGAGCTGTCGTTTGTTCTCGGCAGAAAGATGCGCCCCCACCCACTTGCCGAAACTGGGAGAATTTTGACGAATATCCACCGCCACGTCAAACACTTCACCGACAGTGCAGCGCACGAGCTTGCCCTGGGCAGCCGGAGGCAACTGGTAATGCAGACCGCGCAGAACCCCTCTTACCGAGCGGGAGTGGTTATCCTGCACGAACCGAACATCCAAACCTGTGGCCTCACGGAAAGCACGTTCGTTGTAACTTTCGTAGAAAAAACCCCGTTCGTCACCAAAGACTTTGGGTTCGAGGATTAAGACGTCTGGGATTTCTGTTTGGATTACGTTCATTTGAAGCCTTTCTTACAGGGATGCAGGGAATACAGGGGATGAGGTCAAAAACCAAAACAAGACCCTGGTTTTATCCTGTTCATCCCTTTTATCCCTGTTAATACGATTTCACACTTAAATTCAAAACCTTTAGTTACAGGGATGAAGGGGATGCAGGGGATGTTTTAAAAACCTAAAACAAGATCTTGGCTTTATCCTGTTCATCCCTTTTATCCCTGTTGATACGCTTTTTGTTTTTAATCATTGAAGTGGTTATTAAACCGCCGATACTCTAATTTTGGATTACCAAAGTTAATCAGCAATCCGACCTCTATTTTGGTTGCCTTCAGGTAATTGAGAACCTGGGCGACATGCTCTGGCGCCAAGGCCTTTACAGCCTTGAGTTCTACAAGGACTTTGTCCTCCACAACAAGGTCTGCAACAAAGTGCCCTACGATCACTCCTCTGAAGGGCACATTTAACGGCACTTGTGAACTTGCCCGCATTCCTTCGTCACGCAAGGCTACCAACAAGGCATTCTCGTAAACAGATTCAAGAAATCCTGATCCCAATTCGTTGCTGACTTGAAAGGATGTCTTAAGAATACGTTGGGTCAGATCTTCAAGCAGCATGCATTATCCCTTGAATCCCCTTCATCCCTGTAAATTGTCTTCAAGGATTCGCGCCAGGTACTCCCGATAACTCGACTTGGGCGTTTGGGAAATGACTTTTTCCATCTCCTTGCGTGTCAAAAAACCTTTCATGAAGGCCACTTCTTCGAGGCAGGCGATCTTGAGTCCCTGTCGTGCTTCAAGGGTGCCGATAAAATGACTGGCTTCTAGCAGGCTCGTGTGGGTGCCGGTATCCAGCCAGGCGATGCCACGCCCGAGTTTTTCCACGGCCAACTCACCTCTGCGCAGATATTCCATATTGAGGTCGGTAATTTCAAGTTCTCCACGCGCAGAGGGCTTCTGGTGGCGAACCAGTTCGGACACCTTGCCATCGTAGAGATAGAGCCCGGGGACGGCATAATGAGATTTTGGTTTTTGGGGTTTCTCTTCGATACTCAGAACCTTGCCGTCCTTGTCAAATTCAACCACCCCATAGCGCTCGGGATCGGCTACAGGATACCCGAAAACGCGAGCGCCCTCTGAGAAGTCCCTGACAATACGATCCAGTCCCATTTTTCCATAAAAAATATTGTCTCCAAGGATCAGTGCGACCGGATCGCCTGCAATGAACCCCTCCCCCACCTGAAAGGCCTGGGCAATACCCTTGGGTTCGGCCTGAACAGCGTAGGACAGCTGCACGCCAAAACGGCTGCCGTCTCCTAAAAGCGCCTCGAAGCGAGGTGTATCCTGAGGCGTAGAGATGATCAGAATTTCCCGGATGCCCGCCGTCATGAGTGTTGCCAGAGGATAATAGATCATCGGCTTGTCATAGACAGGCTGCAGCTGCTTGCTGGCCACCAGGGTCAGCGGATAGAGCCGCGTACCGGCGCCCCCGGCAAGAACGATACCTTTTTTGATCATGATTGAAATCCTTATCGAGTTTTAAGTTTTAAGTTTTAGGTGTTAGGTAAGAAATCTTAAAACTTGAGACCTTTAACTTAAAACCTTTCTTGAAAATATTTCCCCAAACTCTCCCGCCACTCCGGCACCTGCCTCCCTGTAGCCGCCTTATACTTCTCTTTCGACATTACAGAATACTTGGGTCTTTGGGCGGGCAAAGGATACCCTTCTGTCGGAATCGGCAGGATGTTTTCAACCTTCAAACTTTCGGACTTACGCGCTTGATCGATAATCTCCACCGCGAACTGATACCAGCTGCATTCGCCTTCGTTGGAAAAATGGTAAACACCGTAGGGGCTGGGAGGGGTGAGGGGTGAGGGGTGAGGCGTGTCACCTAAAGTCAACAGCTGAAAAATGGCCTCGGCCAGATCATCGGTCCAGGTTGGTGTTCCCCACTGGTCGTCGACCACTTTGAGCTCGGTACGTTCTTTGGCCAGACGAATCATGGTCTCGACAAAATTGTTGCCGCCAAGGCCATACAACCAACTGGTGCGGACAATAAAATACTTCTTCAAGCCGGATTCGATGATTCTCTGCTCGCCAAGAAGTTTGCTTTGGCCATAGACCGACAGGGGCCCGGTGGGATCCTCTTCGTGGTAGGGCTCCTTTTTATCCCCGGAGAAGACAAAGTCCGTGGACACATGCACCAGCACGGCATCTATCTCTGACGCCAACTGGGCCAATAGCCCAGGCCCCTCGCCATTAACCTGCATGGCCAATTCATGTTGAGTCTCACAACCATCAACGTTGGTATAGGCGGCGCAGTTGAGAATAATATCAGGTGCACTGTCCTGTAGGGCCAAAACCTGCGACCGGTTGGTTATGTCGAAATCAGGCAGACCGTAAGCCATAAGCTGGTAGCCTGGCGGCAGCACCCGCTTCACTGCGGAGGCCAGCATACCGTTGGCGCCGATGAGGGCGATGGTGCGGGAGACGCTCGGCGGGGAGTGGGGAGTTGGGAGTTGGGAGTTGGATGTCATACGTTGCTCCACTTTTTGTGCAAACCGGTCAGAAGTCGACCGACGGAGTCGGCCAAAGCAATGGCTGGGTGTTCTGCTGAAACGAATCCTAACATAACAGCGAGCTTTAACTGTGTTTCCAGTTCCGCCAAAGACCCGCGTGAGATGCCGATAAATTGCAGATATTCTTTCGTATGGTTACGCCCTGAACCTTCAGCAAGGTTACTCGGAATCGATACCGCTGCACGACGCATCTGCTGTGATAATCCGTAACGCTCTTCCGCAGGAAAGCATGATGTCAAATCATACACAGCCTTGGCCAATTCCATACTGATTCGCCAAGCCTCCAGTTTTTCATGCGGCTTTCCCACTCTCAACTCCCCACTACCTACTTCCTCAAAGCACACCCAGCCGTTCGCGGCGATAGCTTCCATCCTGCACACGACGGCACCATTCAGAATTTTTCAGATACCATTCAACCGTTTTGCGAATGCCGGATTCGAAAGTTTCTTCGGGCTTCCACCCCAGTTCGCGCTGGATCTTGCTGGCGTCAATGGCGTAACGCAGATCGTGGCCAGGGCGATCCTGGACATAAGTGATAAGTGAGGCGTAAGGAGAAAAGGCGGAGGGCGCCAGCTCGTCAAGCAGGGAACAGATTGCGCGCACCACTTCGATGTTCTGCTTTTCGTTGTGCCCGCCGATGTTGTAGGTCTCCCCGACCTTGCCTTCGGTTACCACTTTGTAAAGAGCGCGGGCATGATCGTCGACATAAAGCCAGTCGCGCACCTGGTTCCCTTTGCCGTAGACGGGGAGCGGCTTGCCTTCAAGGGCGTTGAGGATCATCAAGGGGATGAGTTTTTCGGGGAAATGGTAAGGTCCGTAATTGTTGGAGCAGTTGGTGATCAGGGTCGGCAGACCGTAGGTACGCCGCCAGGCGCGCACCAGGTGATCAGAGCTGGCCTTACTGGCGCTGTAGGGGGAACTGGGCGCGTAAGGTGTCTGCTCGGTAAAGAGATCTTCCGGCCCTTCCAGGTCCCCGTAGACTTCATCGGTAGAGATATGATGAAAACGAAATGCCGCCTTGCGGTGTGCATCCAGGCTCTGCCAATAGGACCGTGCCGCCTCAAGCAAGGTATAGGTGCCGACGATATTGGTTTCGATAAAAGCGGCCGGACCGTCAATGGAGCGATCGACATGGCTTTCCGCCGCAAGATGCATGACTGCGTCGGGCTGGTGCTGGGAGAAAACGCGACCGAGTTCAGCACGGTTGCAGATATCGATCTGTTCAAAGGCATAGCGGTCGCTACGACTGACAGCGGCCAGGGATTCCAGATTGCCTGCGTAGGTCAGCTTGTCGACATTGACCACGGCGTCAGCTGTATTCTGAATGATATGACGGATAACCGCCGAGCCTATAAATCCGGCCCCGCCGGTGACGAGCAGTTTCATAAAAATCTCCCCTCTTTGGGATTGAATTACGTTAAACTGTTCGATTGAAAGAAATCGCAAAAGAAAAGACTTGCCGAGAACTTAACCAACAATATCTCTTAAAACAGCCTTGAAACCACTGGTGTTCCTATACCCGCCCTTAGCCAACAGGCTGCCGACGGCAATTACTCTGGGGAAAAGCCACTTACCTCGCGCTCTCATGCGATTTTCTATTGTCAGAATTTTTTGTTTGGTACGTATTTTGAGTTCAGTCAGTCGGTTGCGGTATTTTTCAGGGGCGTTTTTCTCCGCTGTTTCAACAGCTGAAACAAAAATTTTCAGTTGATCAACCTGTGTGCGCACCAGATTTGCCGCCTCTTTACAAAACTGCTTGTGAAGTGAATGAAAGAATGCATGAGCTTTTGTGACTTTGGTCGTTCTGTTGGCTATAAATTGTGATTCATTGGCTTCATGCCGCCGGTAATATTGCAACACGGTGCTATCAACCATCCTGGCATTCAGGCCGTCAGCGAACCATACTAGCCAGCTATCGTGCCCCTTAAAGCCAGTAGGGATTGGCATACACAGCTCTAGAAGCTCTCGTCTAATACCGCAGCAACAACCCATGACAAAACTATCCATCGAAAATCCAGCCGTGCGGATTTGCCCAACTTTAGTCAAACCAACCTCATTTAGAGCCCCATCCGTAAGGGCCGCGTCATTCATTACCAGCAACGCTTCCGGATTGCGTTCGGCAACTCCCAGCATGTGTTCGATTTTTTCCGGGAACCAAACGTCGTCCTGATCACTTAGAAAGACCAAGTCGCCGGTAGTTTTCATGAGTGCAGTGTTGAAGTTGCCGCAATAGCCCAGGTTCTGCTCGTTGCGGTGGAACTCAACGGTAAAGGGTGAGGTTTTGGCGAATTCACGGACGATGGTTTCGGTTTCATCGGTCGAGCAGTCATCTGTGATGATTACCTCATCCGGCTGTCGGGTTTGGTCTACGAAGCTTTGGAGTTGCTCTTGTATGTATTGGGCACCGTTGTAGGTGGCCATTGCTATGGAGATTTTCATTTAGGCTTTTCGACTAAGGCTGTAAGAAATTCTTCATTTTTAGAGGTTCGCGGAAAAATACTTTTCAGCCATTGAAAAAATGGCAACTTTGTTGGAATGCCATCATAAGGCGATTGGCCCAACTTCATACGATAACTCTTCAATGCTATATTTTTTCTGACTTCTTGGCGCGAATAAAATTTAATATTGACAAAACCATGAAATCTTAGGAAGTCCCTTAGGCTAGGATTGCTAAAGAGCACCAAGTGACGAGGAGTTTCTAATCCCCGCCAGTTTTTACCATAAATACTTACCCCAAGGCTCTCTATGTTGGGTGTATCTATATATAAAATTCCACCGGGCTTCAGCAGTCTATAGGCTGTACTCACAAGTTCGGCAGGGTCATGAACATGCTCAATCACATGATTGATCGTAATGGCATCAAAAACTTCCTTCATGTCAGAAAATTGCTCAACACCCCCCTCTAACACATCAAGCCCGTTTTCCCTAGCAACAGTTAAAGCTTTCGGATCTGGATCAACGCCCTTAACATTCCACCCAACCTCAGCTACCAGGGATAAAAAATCGCCATTACCACAACCAACATCCAAAAGAGTTTGCCCTACCTGAGGCTTTGGAAGATATCGAAATTGTGCCTTCATAGCCTTTCGAAAATGCGGATAGAGCAATAGCAACACTGCACCTAGGCCAATAGCTGGTGTTCTTTTTGTTCCATGGTGATAGTTGCAATATCCGTTGACAAGCATTCGGCGGAATTTTCGCAACTTGCTCAATTCTTCAAATGGCTTTTGGTCTTTAATCACCGTTTCATGTGTATAGTATGTGCCATAAGCTTTATGGATACTATTTCGATCAGGCCGTGGATCAAGGTAGGCGCAAGTGCAATCCCTGCACTGATAAAGATTCCACTTGCCATTCGCCACAAAGAAGACATTGTCTACTAATTGTTCATACAATAACTTGCGACTCTGTGCACCGCAAATAGGGCACGAAAAAACCCTTTCGAGTTCGTTTTCTGGCCAAGGGGTATCCCAACATTGTTTATCTGGCATCGCACATCTCAAAATTCATTTATTTGCCATTCCGAAATGCAACAGTTAACGGAATGAATCGAGCTACAATATCCTTAATTTCTTTAGGCATATTATGAATGGCCCACAAAACAGAGGTAAAAAACACTGCGACTACTGTTGTCAGCCACACCCAACCAGCGTACTGATTTCTGACCAATATTAATCCCAGGCACATCAAAAAAATCGGAAAAAACAGAAAAGATTTTGATTGCTTAAAAATTTTTGCCCAATACAGTAACAAGGAGGCGTCCACTGCGGCCCTAATAGAAAACGCAAT
Protein-coding regions in this window:
- the rfbC gene encoding dTDP-4-dehydrorhamnose 3,5-epimerase, whose translation is MNVIQTEIPDVLILEPKVFGDERGFFYESYNERAFREATGLDVRFVQDNHSRSVRGVLRGLHYQLPPAAQGKLVRCTVGEVFDVAVDIRQNSPSFGKWVGAHLSAENKRQLWIPEGFAHGFLVVSEVAEVLYKTTSYYAPEYERCLRWDDPGLALKWPATNKIILSQKDEAAVLFDKAEIFS
- the rfbB gene encoding dTDP-glucose 4,6-dehydratase; translated protein: MKLLVTGGAGFIGSAVIRHIIQNTADAVVNVDKLTYAGNLESLAAVSRSDRYAFEQIDICNRAELGRVFSQHQPDAVMHLAAESHVDRSIDGPAAFIETNIVGTYTLLEAARSYWQSLDAHRKAAFRFHHISTDEVYGDLEGPEDLFTEQTPYAPSSPYSASKASSDHLVRAWRRTYGLPTLITNCSNNYGPYHFPEKLIPLMILNALEGKPLPVYGKGNQVRDWLYVDDHARALYKVVTEGKVGETYNIGGHNEKQNIEVVRAICSLLDELAPSAFSPYASLITYVQDRPGHDLRYAIDASKIQRELGWKPEETFESGIRKTVEWYLKNSEWCRRVQDGSYRRERLGVL
- a CDS encoding four helix bundle protein; translated protein: MGKPHEKLEAWRISMELAKAVYDLTSCFPAEERYGLSQQMRRAAVSIPSNLAEGSGRNHTKEYLQFIGISRGSLAELETQLKLAVMLGFVSAEHPAIALADSVGRLLTGLHKKWSNV
- a CDS encoding class I SAM-dependent methyltransferase, with protein sequence MPDKQCWDTPWPENELERVFSCPICGAQSRKLLYEQLVDNVFFVANGKWNLYQCRDCTCAYLDPRPDRNSIHKAYGTYYTHETVIKDQKPFEELSKLRKFRRMLVNGYCNYHHGTKRTPAIGLGAVLLLLYPHFRKAMKAQFRYLPKPQVGQTLLDVGCGNGDFLSLVAEVGWNVKGVDPDPKALTVARENGLDVLEGGVEQFSDMKEVFDAITINHVIEHVHDPAELVSTAYRLLKPGGILYIDTPNIESLGVSIYGKNWRGLETPRHLVLFSNPSLRDFLRFHGFVNIKFYSRQEVRKNIALKSYRMKLGQSPYDGIPTKLPFFQWLKSIFPRTSKNEEFLTALVEKPK
- a CDS encoding Wzz/FepE/Etk N-terminal domain-containing protein; amino-acid sequence: MQEMHDDEIDLIDILRVLWQRKTMIILGSLLFFIGGVAFALLTPKVYEYSSTIEVGKILTNVGQGEELKPLQDMQTIIAKLEEGYIPQVLHVSFRETQVADLAVKVKVPKDSQLLLLKSKSDQKDASKITSAHKNIIDLLIADHGKILDITRQRYTALVENGRLELQRLEDPKVFAVRENALKSQWEQAQRAVEDNKDTLALLKARAARIGETKKLLQEQIQEVKGMLATAQKNRESAIGEATDEARAMTLLMINNQIEDNRTRLSRLEERLYIDLENEKLAIEKEMADNLREADRRKSMVNESKGQLDKLYVDHAREIDMQKHKISELESRLNTIRPTHAMAVAIPSLKPVAPRSVMIVALAGVLGLFGSMLLAFLLEAIKRAGGLSRVNKPSAAE
- the rfbA gene encoding glucose-1-phosphate thymidylyltransferase RfbA — its product is MIKKGIVLAGGAGTRLYPLTLVASKQLQPVYDKPMIYYPLATLMTAGIREILIISTPQDTPRFEALLGDGSRFGVQLSYAVQAEPKGIAQAFQVGEGFIAGDPVALILGDNIFYGKMGLDRIVRDFSEGARVFGYPVADPERYGVVEFDKDGKVLSIEEKPQKPKSHYAVPGLYLYDGKVSELVRHQKPSARGELEITDLNMEYLRRGELAVEKLGRGIAWLDTGTHTSLLEASHFIGTLEARQGLKIACLEEVAFMKGFLTRKEMEKVISQTPKSSYREYLARILEDNLQG
- a CDS encoding glycosyltransferase family 2 protein, which encodes MKISIAMATYNGAQYIQEQLQSFVDQTRQPDEVIITDDCSTDETETIVREFAKTSPFTVEFHRNEQNLGYCGNFNTALMKTTGDLVFLSDQDDVWFPEKIEHMLGVAERNPEALLVMNDAALTDGALNEVGLTKVGQIRTAGFSMDSFVMGCCCGIRRELLELCMPIPTGFKGHDSWLVWFADGLNARMVDSTVLQYYRRHEANESQFIANRTTKVTKAHAFFHSLHKQFCKEAANLVRTQVDQLKIFVSAVETAEKNAPEKYRNRLTELKIRTKQKILTIENRMRARGKWLFPRVIAVGSLLAKGGYRNTSGFKAVLRDIVG
- a CDS encoding GxxExxY protein — protein: MLLEDLTQRILKTSFQVSNELGSGFLESVYENALLVALRDEGMRASSQVPLNVPFRGVIVGHFVADLVVEDKVLVELKAVKALAPEHVAQVLNYLKATKIEVGLLINFGNPKLEYRRFNNHFND
- the rfbD gene encoding dTDP-4-dehydrorhamnose reductase, translating into MTSNSQLPTPHSPPSVSRTIALIGANGMLASAVKRVLPPGYQLMAYGLPDFDITNRSQVLALQDSAPDIILNCAAYTNVDGCETQHELAMQVNGEGPGLLAQLASEIDAVLVHVSTDFVFSGDKKEPYHEEDPTGPLSVYGQSKLLGEQRIIESGLKKYFIVRTSWLYGLGGNNFVETMIRLAKERTELKVVDDQWGTPTWTDDLAEAIFQLLTLGDTPHPSPLTPPSPYGVYHFSNEGECSWYQFAVEIIDQARKSESLKVENILPIPTEGYPLPAQRPKYSVMSKEKYKAATGRQVPEWRESLGKYFQERF